From Pan troglodytes isolate AG18354 chromosome 9, NHGRI_mPanTro3-v2.0_pri, whole genome shotgun sequence, the proteins below share one genomic window:
- the LOC100613257 gene encoding olfactory receptor 4A8-like gives MRNNNNITEFVLLGFSQDPSVQKALCVMFLLTYIVTMVGNLLIVVTIIASHSLGSPMYFFLACLSFIDVVYSTTISPVLIVDLLCDKKAISFPACMGQLFIDHLFGSTEIFLLVGMTYDCYVAIHKPLHYLTIINRRVCVLLLLVVMTGGFVHSLFQIIVVYSLPFCGPNVIDHFFCDMYPLLELACTDTYFIGLTVVFNGGAICMVFFTLLLISYGVILNSLKAYSQEGRQKALSTCSSHITMVVLFFVPCIFMYVRPVSNFPIDKFITMFYTVITPMLNTFIYTLRNSEMQSAIEKLFCKS, from the coding sequence ATGAGAAACAATAACAATATTACAGAATTTGTCCTCCTAGGCTTTTCTCAGGATCCTAGTGTGCAAAAAGCATTATGTGTCATGTTTTTACTCACATATATTGTGACCATGGTGGGGAACCTACTTATTGTGGTGACTATTATTGCCAGTCATTCCTTGGGCTCCCCAATGTATTTCTTCCTTGCCTGCCTGTCATTTATAGATGTTGTGTATTCCACTACCATTTCTCCCGTATTGATTGTAGACTTACTCTGTGATAAAAAGGCTATTTCCTTCCCAGCTTGCATGGGTCAGCTATTTATAGATCACTTGTTTGGTAGTACAGAGATCTTCCTTCTGGTTGGGATGACCTATGATTGCTATGTTGCCATCCATAAGCCACTGCACTATTTGACCATCATAAATCGACGGGTGTGTGTCCTTCTGTTGCTGGTGGTCATGACTGGAGGTTTTGTGCATTCTTTGTTTCAAATTATTGTTGTGTACAGTCTCCCTTTCTGTGGCCCCAATGTCATTGACCACTTTTTCTGTGACATGTACCCATTATTGGAACTGGCATGCACTGACACCTACTTTATAggcctcactgtggttttcaatGGTGGAGCAATCTGTATGGTATTCTTCACCCTTCTATTAATTTCCTATGGAGTCATCCTGAACTCCCTTAAAGCTTACAGTCAGGAAGGGAGGCAAAAAGCCCTGTCTACCTGCAGCTCGCACATTACCATGGTTGTCCTGTTTTTTGTTCCCTGTATTTTCATGTATGTTAGACCTGTCTCAAACTTCCCTATTGATAAATTCATTACTATGTTTTACACAGTTATCACACCCATGTTGAACACTTTTATATACACATTGAGAAATTCAGAGATGCAAAGTGCTATAGAAAAACTCTTTTGTAAAAGTTAG